Part of the Georgenia sp. TF02-10 genome, ACTGGCCGAGTTCGGTGAGGAGCCCGGCCTTGAGGAACGCCCGGACGAGTGCGACGACGCGTTTGTCCTTGACCCGGCCACGGACCCGCCCGAGCAGGGCGGTGTGGTCGATCCGGTCAAAGCACGCCTCGATGTCCGCGTCCAGCACCCACCAGTACCGCTTGGTGCCGAACAGGTGGATCTCGGCGATCGCGTCCTGCGCCCGCCTACGGGGCCGGAACCCGTAGGAGACCGGCTGGAAGTCGGCCTCGAAGATGGGTTCCAGCACCAGCTTCAACGCGGCCTGGACGACCCGGTCCGCCACGGTGGGGATCCCCAGCCGGCGGACCTTGCCGCCGGTCTTGGGGATCCGCCGTTCGCGGACCGGCTCCGGGCGGAACGTGCCCGTCCGGACCTGCTGGCGCAGGTCCTCCAGGAACACCGGCACACCGATCCCGGTCTCGATCCGGGCGACCGTCAGGCCGTCCGAACCAGCCGTTCGCGCCCCGGTGTTGCCCGCGACCCGGTCCCACGCCACTTCCAGCGTGGCCGGGTCGTGCACGAGGTTGAACAGGTCATCGAACCGGCGGCCGGGGTCGGCCACCGCCCAAGAGTGCAGCCTGGTCTGAATCTGCGATACCCACCGGTGCGGATCGCTCCGCGACGGTGGTGCGCCGGTGTTCACCGGTGCGTCTTTCACTGTGACAACTCCTTGCTGCTCGATACCGCTGCCGCCCTTCGCCATGTGACCGGCTTTCCCGGACTCGGACTACTACGGCGGCTCCGTCCCGTCCCGGACCGATCGGCCGACGGTGGGCCCAGCCCGCTGTCCGCGCTGGCTGCGCGACCAGGGGGCGGGACCGGGACGGTTCCCGTGTTCACTTGTTGATCGCTCGACGGAGGAGGCACCCGACTATGACCCTGCGACATCGCCACGGCTACGCCGCAGACCTTCACCATGGCCTTCCTTTTCGCTCGAAGACACGTCCGGGAAGTTCCCCACCCCGTGAGGTGTGGGTGCGCGTCGCATCCGGCCCAGATCCGCCAGGTTCGGGCCGGTTGACCATCGAGGGCCGTAAAGACGCCGGTTTCTTGCGTATACCTTTCCGTCACGCTCGCCCCACCCGCGCCGTCTGGCAGTACCGGCCCGTCAGGGCTTTGTCAGGGCCGCTTGCCACCCGATCCCGGCACCTCCCGGGTCAGGCTGCCCTCAGCTTCACCGTCCTGCTGCGACAGGCCGGCGGCGCAGGTCTCTCACCTCCGCTCGATCAACAGGCGCCTCACGGCGCACCGTCGATGTGGTCCAGGTCGCACAGCCAGGCCGGCTGCCGGCAGCCGTGGAAGGTGCATTCGGGGTTCTGGGCGATGACGGTGCGGCCGATGACCGCGCCGGGCTTGTAGGCCCGGGTGCCGACCGCGGTGACGTGCCCGCCGGGGTCGGTGTACACCGCCCGCCAGGTCGCGTCCTTCGCGATGGTCCGGGCGAGGTCGGCGGAGATCGGGCCGTACCCGGCCAGGTGCGCGGGGGCCTCGTCCAGGCCGTGCAGGGTGGTGGCGGCGACGGTGACCATCAGGTGCGGGTGGTACGGGCCCCGCTTGGGCAGCGGGAGCCCGCCTGGGGTGGTGCCCTGGTCCAGGAGGGTGGTGAAGACGTCGGCGAAGGCGTCGGCGCGGCGCTGGTCCAGGGTGCGGGGGTCTCCGGGGGTGCGGGCCGCGGCCGCGAGGGCGTCGACGGCGACCCGGGTGGCCTCGGCGGCGTCGGCGCGCAGGTACGCCGAGACCCACGCCATCTGGTCATCCGCCGGCGTGACCTCGACCCGCCGGTCGGCGTAGGCCCGCTTGCGGCGCTTGGCGCCGATGTCCGGGTCGGTGCCGAGGGCGGCCTGGCGGACCTGCTGGCGGAGCTGGGAGGCGGAGAGGTCTTTCGCCTGCTCGATCAATCCTGGGAGGAGGCGGCGTCGGTCGTCGTCGGGCAGGCAGGGCTCGGCGAAGAGCAGGACGTCGGCTTTCTTCGGGTCCACCGCCCCGGTCTGAAGGGCGTCGGCGACCACGGGGTGGGTGTCCAGGCCGGCGGCGAGGGCGACCTTGGC contains:
- a CDS encoding DUF222 domain-containing protein translates to MDAGVLRRARAGAVAAGLAAGPVRGGSGVERALARSLQLASVAPVTTAPGEVAEDARRAGAGLPRETGPAGPASGGASWWGCWRRDGLGQLVQVLDRVEYYPAPAVAGQRVVYEVPGEAYFAPAGTPAAELEARVPGLALAADLLDLPLADVDPGVLVEAVAGWERIIAWATHRQARAVSELVNRRLHDRRTLGMVGKLSSATYELQARLATTQYAAEAKVALAAGLDTHPVVADALQTGAVDPKKADVLLFAEPCLPDDDRRRLLPGLIEQAKDLSASQLRQQVRQAALGTDPDIGAKRRKRAYADRRVEVTPADDQMAWVSAYLRADAAEATRVAVDALAAAARTPGDPRTLDQRRADAFADVFTTLLDQGTTPGGLPLPKRGPYHPHLMVTVAATTLHGLDEAPAHLAGYGPISADLARTIAKDATWRAVYTDPGGHVTAVGTRAYKPGAVIGRTVIAQNPECTFHGCRQPAWLCDLDHIDGAP